A region from the Aeromicrobium choanae genome encodes:
- the groES gene encoding co-chaperone GroES, which produces MSVTIKPLEDRIVIKAGEAEQTTASGLVIPDTAKEKPQEGEVVAVGPGRVSDSGERIPVDVAVGDKVLFSKYGGTEVKHGGEEFLILNARDVLAVIA; this is translated from the coding sequence GTGTCGGTCACCATCAAGCCGCTCGAAGATCGCATCGTCATCAAGGCCGGAGAGGCCGAGCAGACCACCGCGTCGGGTCTCGTCATCCCCGACACCGCCAAGGAGAAGCCGCAGGAGGGCGAGGTCGTGGCCGTCGGCCCCGGTCGCGTCAGCGACAGCGGCGAGCGCATCCCCGTCGACGTGGCCGTCGGCGACAAGGTGCTCTTCAGCAAGTACGGCGGCACCGAGGTCAAGCACGGCGGCGAGGAGTTCCTCATCCTCAACGCCC